One Arachis hypogaea cultivar Tifrunner chromosome 18, arahy.Tifrunner.gnm2.J5K5, whole genome shotgun sequence genomic window, ATTGGGATTCTGAAAGCTTATGTTGGGGACAGGCCAACATGGAGGAACCCGCAGCATCCGTGGAGGGTGGATTCCAGGTTCAAGCTTACTGGCGTGCCTACGCTGATCCGTTGGGAGAATGATGTGGTGAAAGGTCGCTTGGAGGACCATGAGGCCCACCTTGAAAACAAGATTGAAGCTCTTCTTAGTGACAAATGATTGCTTTATTTAGTTGGTATACCATATGATTTAATAACACCATCAAGTTCACTCTTTATCAACTTGGACTAGTTGCTTTGCTGCTGAACAAAATAATAGATGGTTCTAATGGTGGAAATCTTAGTCAAATTTGATAAACTCGTAGTGAGTGGTTCTCATATAGTGCTTATGGTTATGTTGTTGAATTTGAGCTTCAATGCTATGCTAAATATTGGCTAATCATCCATGAGACTCTTCCTGCTCTGCGTGGAAAATCTTTCTGAATTTGAAACTGCTACATAAGCATAGTCAATAGTTAGTGTTCTGAATTTGTTTCATGATAAGCAAGTACAAAAAGAGTGCGATATTGAAGACAGAGATAGAGATAAAGATGAAGACATAAATGATTTTGGCAGTAAGTTTTAACATTCGCACTGCCGCTAGAAGTTGTGCTGCCTCTTCCATCGGGGATTAGTTGGAAGTTGAAACAATGTTAGCCACCAATATTTagcattttgtttttattgtacCCACTTTTCAGTTTTCAACTACCAAAAGTGTTACTGAATTCAATGTCTTTGTATTTTCATGTAACTCTTAGAAAACGTTTTCAAACACTCACAAGCATAATTGTGAGAATCGAAGCTCAACCAGCAAGTCACTAGTTGAATGGTTAACTcggttttatataaataaaaaataagaaggtAAAATACTAAATTGATCCCTTTACGTTTGGGCGTAatcctgttttggtccttaaggtttaaagtgtcctatttgaatccaaaaaaatttcatttaagttCAATATAATCCCATTGTGAGGTCATTGTTAAATAATTAACTGAATATCCTACATAACAGTAGTACAAGAACAAGATTGATAATCTGAAGAACAAATACAAGCTCCGGAGGCACAAAATCAACAGTAGatgtatcaatatatttatttattattttttcttacaatttaaatgaaatattttatagaactaaagagaatgataaataaatgtattgatgcatttacggttgattttgtacctctagagtttgtacttgttcttcaAATTATCAACCTTGTTCTTGTAtgctgttatgtaggacattccgttaataaattaatcaaaaacttaaaattaaaatttgaaatacacttcttcactaatattttaagaataatcaagccattctaaaataatatagaacaaaaataatataaaatcagcagctattttataaaaaaaaaataatttgtgaccaatttgtcgatataattaaataattatataaaattttattatttttctctatcataagtattttttattttttattttcttatattaaaataactattatttttaaattttaataatttattaattagtttatacctattatattattatctcttataagtatttattaaaaaataatattaataaatatcatataattataaaaaaaataagtaaatttataattaatttaaaaatgattgaatttataattaaaattaaactaaattaatagaagtaaactatttgataaaagatttttagatgtattataatttgtataCATATTAACAAGAAGCATGACAAAATGGTGGTTGTTCATACATGCTACATTCTTAATTAATCGAGACGGGTTCAAATCTAAGCGGAAACATTTTGGAATTTACCCGAGTAGTTCGCTTGGACCATTATCACCGGATTTGACCTATTCATTTTGGATTTGATTGGTTTGTACTGGTTTTTTATCTAAGTGGTTCGATTGGATAATTTTTATCGGATTTGACCGGTTTTTACTAGTTCATATAGGTTCTTTACCCGAGTGGTTCAGTTGgacaattatcatttgatttaaTCGGTTCACTCCGGCTTTGGTTGGTTTACACACGGTTTCACTTCGAGTTTGACCAGTTTGTATCGGTTCTTTATCTGAGTGGTTCGGTTGGACTATTTTCACCGGGTTTGACCAGTTCATACCAGTTCTTTACCTAAGTGGTTCAGTTGGACCATTATCACCAGATTTGCTTGGTTTTTATTGGTTCATACCGGTTCTTTATCCGAGTTGTTTggttggaccatttttactgggTTTGATCGATTTTTACCGGTTCACTCTGGTTTTGATCGGTTTCCTCTGAGTTAGACAGGTTTGTACTAGTTCTTTACACGAGTGGTTCggttggaccattttcaccggGTTTGACTGGCTATTACTAGTTTACTCCGAGTTTGACCAGTTCCTACCAGTTCTTTATCCGAGTAGTTtggttggaccattttcactcgGTTTGACTAGATATTACCAGTTCACTCCAATTTTGACCATTTTTCACCGGTTCACTTCGATTTTTATCGATTTTGATCGGTTTTTATCAGTTCACTACGGTTTGATTGGTTTGATTAGATTCTTTACCCAAATTGTTTGGTTGGACCATTTTCACCAAGTTTGACTAATTTTCATTGGTCCACTCTGGTTTTGAATGATTTCCATTGTTTCACTCTGGTTCTTATCGATTTTCACCAGTTCACACCGGTTTTGACTGATTCGATTCGATTCCTTACCTGAATGTTTCGGTTGGACGATTTTTACCGAGTTTGATCAGTTTTCACCAGTTTATATCGGTTCTTTACCCGAGTGGTTCGGTTTGACCATTTTTACCGGTTTGTAGGTTTGTACCGATTCTCTACCCAAGTGGTTTGGTTGGACTCTTTTCACCGGATTTGATTGGTTTTCACCGATTCATTTCGTTTTTGACCAGTTCGTACCGGTTCTTTACCCAAGTATTTTGGTTGGACCATTTTCACCAGGTTTGACTAGTTTTTACTGGTTCGTATCGGTTCTTTACCCAAGTGGTTTGGGTGGACTATTTTTACCAGGTTTGATCATTTTTACTGGTTTCCTCCAGGTTAGACCGGTTTGTACCAGCTCTTTACACAAGTGGTtcagttggaccattttcactaggTTTGACTAGTTTGTACCGATTCTTTATCTGAGTGGTTCGGTTAGACCATTTTCATCAGATTTGACCGATTTTCACCAATTCATATTGGTTCTTTACCTGAGTGGTTTTGTTAGACCATTTTAACTGGGTTTGACCAGTTTTTACTGGTTCACTCCGGTTTTGACCGTATTCATCATCAACGTTACTCCTACTATGACTACACCTTGTATCTATCTTCAAATCCACACTCTTGGTTCATATGGTTCCACAAGGGAATTTCTCTATAGTTTCCCAAGTAGTTCCAAGTATGGTTTCAAGAGTTCGGACCAATAGAAGCAATTTTTTCGAAGGAAGCTAATATGActtatgaatattttaaaaacaaaacctCATTTTTAGATTGATATAAGCTGATTTTCTTCATTTCCATTATGGAAATATGCTGGATAATGACCTGGAAATATGACTCTGCAGGATATGAAGACACTCCAAGCGTGTAATatttaattcaaaacataaaagtaaaatgGTAGAATAAATTTGACCTTAACCTAATCAGTAAAAAGGGCCATTGATAATTGGATGActatatctaaaaaaaaaaagcagaaccCCTGAGCCAGAGTTTAGGATTTGAAAAAATATCATACGAGAAAGAGACTCGTTTCTTAGCCTATTAAAAACAAATGATGGCTGCCCTTGCAGCAATAACCTTAAAAGAAGAGATCCATAATTCCCTAAAAGCAATAAAAGCAGAACCatcagatgaagatgaagaagttCAATCCAACCCAAAACTATACATACTAGACATCCAAGATCCATTTGTAGATTAAAAAAAAGTCCCAAAATCAGAAAAACAGACACCTGTCCAAAACCAAAAAAGAAGTGTCAAGACAGCTCAGAGATCAACAAAAGCACCGCATGCAGAAAACACCAAAAGTTCATCAGCAGAACACATCAACTCCAAGACAGAGTCTCTGAATCAGCCCACAAAAAGAGCAAACAGATTTGCAAAATCAGGGGTTAAATTGTAAAAGAATAAAGAGGATAGCCCGCTATAAAAGGGGAAGGGGGAGGGAGTTGTAAGGTATCCACATTTACATACAATCTCTCATACCCTGAAAcacttttaattaaattcatccattaaagattttaaattagtcatttaGTCCTTCTGTCACTTTCGTTGCTAATGGCATCAAAATTTATTGATATGACACGTTAAGTGACACCACAACTGTAAAACccggtcaaaccgtaattaattaaataataaattaaataggagcaaatattgttagaaaatctagcaatcagaatttgataatttaaatatgatatttagactcagtgaatttttctgagtcggaaaacatagttttctgaatAAAAATGCGCACTGAAAATTTGACCGGTAGTACCGACTGCAATCTGTCCAATACTGtggctgagaaaattaattagaagtgaatagttttaagaaataagaatttataatttgggaagataaaaatatttaaaatacgatttaaaactctaatcttagaggctttggcccaaaattgggccaacagactaaaccaagtgaaccgggcccaagtgggcccaagacccaacatgtATAAACATtaattatgagcatttcagctcatttacccTAAAAAAAGAGGGTAAGGGCGCTgaaatggagaagagaggaagaagagagaaaatcctaacttcatcaaacttcaaatcatcataactttctctccaaaactccgattgacgagccgtttgcgaccACGCGTCACTCTTCTAATCCTTtataattctatctaagttttgtggtgaatAATCTACTGTCCTCTGCCCAGTTTTTGTTTCTCTCtttaaattcgaatttggtttgggttttgaggaaatcttgtgattttggttgtttaggagtgctctagtatgagccattggtgagTTTCGTCAACCAATTTCGTGGATTAAGGTAAGAAACCACCCTcgtgatttatcaatttcatgaaccctgggttgattataagtgtgaaaattgattatgttagagtatttggtgattttggtgcacaattggaagattgatattgcttgaggagctttggagaggcttggagctaagggttggtggagactctcaagaagaagatcaattattttggctacaagaggtacggtttaagtttcatttaagtaccgtgtggtgtgatgagaattcttaGGCTAGATGCccttaggattaagtttggattgtgtaaatggttggtactaatatgcatagttgatatgtaatgtaaattaatgattgggttgagaattgtgtgaatttgtatgtttggtgtgttgagaatttgatgaattggataatgaatatcggtttgtggaatatgtatttaaattgtgaatttgggccggaggccgtgaatcttAGGCCGGAGGCCAAAAAGAGGTAagtaaggtaagttgatgtgtgtattgtgtgatgatataagagattggatggactttagatattgaatgtgtgaataattagTTTGGTCATTGAATAATATggtttgaggaattgaggtgtggaatttgatagttttgggtgagattatgtagatgaggtatgtttgattttggttgaatgtAATTATGTGGATGTGGTTGGGTTGTGGCCATTTGGATGagtgaaaatgaatttggcttgtgaacattggaaaaattggtaatttctatttttgggtacaaactgatttttgaccaatTTCGGCAGTGTGTAACTCGGTCTTCGGAGTTAGGAATTcttcaaaattagatttttatgaaattttattcaacgatctttccaacggttcagaaatggttaaaaaaggaattttgtagaagaagttatgtgtggcggaagtttgaggtttaaaaataaaattctgcagctttttcagacttagtaaaatttttaagaaaacgtactccgacgcgcacgcatcgccgatgcgcacgcgtcattcACGATTTTACTCTCTCACGCATGCACCTagtcgacgcgtacacgtcaatgTATTGATGCAAGTGCCCCGtagaaaatccagagagttgcgctggtacTGTACTGGGTTTGTGCGAGGAGCGCAAAACGCACCCACATGTACGTgtcactgacgcgcacgcgtcgcgctACCTTTCTGCTTTCCATGCGTGCACATGGACGACACTCACGCGTCACTTCCTTTTTCGCTTTCCACGTATGCGCataggtgacgcgcacgcatgacccagttttcagcaaaagttgattttgagtttttaaaaccGAATTTCAGACTTTTAAGCTTCCATTCTCACCCTTTAAGTCTTAAAGCCTTATAGAGGCCTAGAAATGAGAAGGGACTAGGAAGGGTGGTAGCTTGAGGGTGAAGTAAAGGGAGAgtaatgatgaattatgattaatgatgacTGTATGAGTTGCTGAGAGTGATGATGTAAGTGCATTGTATGCCGTGAGCCAAAGGACTatatttaataatgattattggcttgttatgggttatgttatgagccggatggctatgataaatattgatttatggctggaaatgaaaatatggctttgaatgattgtttatcttgagctctctttctcgaaagtgcgaccccagagagatgaaggaaggtgaggatccccttccttgttcctcctggtattgtaaaatcgcccccagcgagatggtgggaggttaggatcccctccttggttcttcctgggcatatgagaatgtacctcttgggtagatgcaagggttgtggttgcgccccacttgctccaggttggttagcaTAGAGGCTCCCCGGATGGATGCAAGGGTTATAGTTTTGCCCCACTTGCCCCGGGTTATGACGAGTGATGTATAAAATGTGCAGTCCTGTGATGTATAAGTGACGATATGGTcatgatgaatgattatggaatgttatgaatgaatatgaaatgattatctgagatacgagtttccctggatgaaagcagtaactagccaccacgtgctccaagttgagactcgatactctgctgatcctatgtcgtaagtgtggtcggACACTGCGAAAGTTCTGGATGAGCTCTCCCCCGTGGATAAAAACCAATGTGGGTGTTGTATGACtatgattatgtttatgtttatgattgagaattacttgagttgggatgcacgacagagggacagtccaatggttagctaccaagacttgtcgggttggctttataaccgacagatgagactca contains:
- the LOC112771230 gene encoding thioredoxin-like protein Clot; amino-acid sequence: MPLKVLEATVSSFDGVFEKFRSETSNNKANLILFLADKDPATSLSWCPDCVRAEPVIYKRLEASPDNIGILKAYVGDRPTWRNPQHPWRVDSRFKLTGVPTLIRWENDVVKGRLEDHEAHLENKIEALLSDK